One part of the Phragmites australis chromosome 3, lpPhrAust1.1, whole genome shotgun sequence genome encodes these proteins:
- the LOC133912818 gene encoding secretory carrier-associated membrane protein 4-like, whose product MAGRSRYDNPFEEDGANEVNPFADQAKRGASAAQSSYSGGAFYTSQSRPAPPSTRLSPLSPEPADFYNDFATPVDIPMDSNKDMKTREKELQAKEAELYRREKEIKRREEAAARAGIVLEEKNWPPFFPIIHHDIGNEIPVHLQRTQYVAFASLLGLIMCLFWNIICVTAAWIKGEGPKIWFLAVIYFILGCPGAYYLWYRPLYRAMRNESALKFGWFFLFYLVHIAFCVYAAVSPSFLFVGKSLTGILPAISLIGNSVIVGIFYFIGFALFCLESLLSMWVIQRVYLYFRGSGKEAEMKREAVRSAARTAF is encoded by the exons ATGGCGGGGAGGTCGAGGTACGACAACCCCTTCGAGGAGGACGGCGCCAACGAGGTCAACCCTTTCGCG GACCAAGCTAAAAGAGGAGCATCAGCTGCTCAGTCCAGCTATTCCGGAGGTGCATTCTACACATCG CAATCACGCCCTGCTCCTCCGAGCACACGCCTTTCGCCGCTTTCCCCTGAGCCAGCTGACTTCTACAATGACTTTGCTACCCCAGTGGATATCCCCATGGACTCAAACAAG GACATGAAGACAAGGGAGAAGGAGCTACAGGCTAAGGAGGCTGAGTTATACCGGCGTGAGAAG GAAAttaaaagaagagaagaggccGCAGCACGAG CTGGCATTGTATTGGAAGAGAAAAACTGGCCTCCGTTTTTCCCCATCATTCATCATGATATCGGCAATGAGATACCTGTCCATTTGCAACGAACACAATATGTCGCCTTCGCGTCACTCTTAG GATTGATCATGTGCCTGTTTTGGAACATCATCTGTGTTACCGCTGCTTGGATAAAAGGGGAAG GTCCTAAGATATGGTTTCTTGCAGTCATATACTTTATTCTTGGATGCCCAGGTGCCTACTATCTTTGGTATCGACCACTTTACCGTGCCATGAG GAATGAGAGTGCTCTGAAATTTGGATGGTTTTTCCTGTTCTACTTG GTTCATATCGCTTTCTGTGTCTATGCAGCCGTTTCTCCTTCATTTCTCTTTGTCGGAAAATCATTGAC TGGGATTTTGCCAGCAATCAGCTTGATAGGCAACAGTGTAATTGTTGGG ATTTTCTACTTTATTGGATTTGCATTGTTCTGCCTCGAGTCTTTGCTGAGCATGTGGGTCATTCAG CGTGTTTACCTGTACTTTCGGGGCAGTGGGAAAGAAGCAGAGATGAAGCGGGAGGCGGTACGCAGCGCAGCGAGAACAGCATTTTGA